In Schaalia sp. JY-X169, the following are encoded in one genomic region:
- a CDS encoding helix-turn-helix domain-containing protein, translating into MARLQFRNLNVTPEDTVDLWGVEGIATAIDRGGSEHWGRIQSAVEAEPYGKVALDLEQALDVTQSPSITKLMEDWLEYCREEDKKRFARSFRKWVIETGMSRAELAQYLGTSRSRLSSYESGAVTPSAVVVQKVRGIGEGRRRYLAP; encoded by the coding sequence ATGGCTCGCCTCCAGTTCCGAAACCTCAACGTCACTCCTGAAGACACCGTCGACCTGTGGGGAGTGGAGGGAATCGCCACCGCCATCGACCGAGGTGGAAGTGAACACTGGGGGCGAATCCAATCTGCTGTCGAAGCCGAACCTTACGGGAAGGTGGCGCTTGACCTGGAACAGGCCCTAGACGTCACCCAAAGCCCCAGCATCACCAAACTCATGGAGGACTGGCTCGAATACTGCCGGGAAGAAGACAAGAAGCGTTTCGCCCGCTCATTCCGCAAGTGGGTCATTGAAACCGGGATGAGCAGGGCTGAATTGGCCCAGTATTTAGGTACATCGCGGTCTCGGCTGTCCAGTTACGAGTCTGGAGCGGTTACCCCATCGGCTGTTGTGGTCCAGAAAGTACGGGGCATCGGCGAGGGCCGCCGCCGATACCTTGCGCCCTGA
- a CDS encoding transposase: MPAKYPKEFRDDVVRVALNREPGVTLSQIAKDFGIHVGTLDKWLRQARIEDGEQPGMTRCENEELRDLRCRNRVLEQENEVLRRAAASSLT; this comes from the coding sequence ATGCCCGCAAAATATCCCAAGGAGTTCCGAGACGACGTGGTGCGTGTCGCGTTGAACCGTGAACCTGGTGTCACGCTGTCACAGATTGCGAAGGACTTCGGCATTCATGTTGGCACTCTTGATAAGTGGTTACGGCAAGCCCGCATCGAAGACGGCGAGCAGCCTGGTATGACTCGCTGCGAGAATGAGGAGCTTCGAGATCTGCGATGCCGCAACAGGGTTCTCGAACAAGAAAATGAGGTTTTGCGCCGCGCGGCAGCGAGTTCGTTAACGTAA
- a CDS encoding metal-sensitive transcriptional regulator, with the protein MDVSVEVSKSAPETTAVLAAPVEAKKIANRLKRARGQLDGLINAFESGAGCRDVVTQLAAVSKALDRAGFLIVSTAMQDCLREPGEDGDPNADPDKQMDIEELEKLFMMLT; encoded by the coding sequence ATGGACGTATCCGTTGAGGTGAGTAAGTCTGCCCCTGAGACTACTGCGGTCCTAGCTGCGCCGGTCGAAGCTAAGAAGATTGCCAATCGCCTCAAGAGGGCCCGCGGGCAACTGGACGGCCTCATCAACGCATTCGAATCCGGTGCGGGTTGCAGGGACGTGGTCACACAGTTGGCTGCTGTTTCGAAAGCGCTGGATCGCGCAGGTTTTCTGATCGTTTCCACGGCGATGCAAGACTGCTTGAGGGAACCGGGTGAAGACGGTGACCCAAATGCGGATCCCGACAAGCAAATGGATATCGAGGAGCTGGAGAAGCTCTTCATGATGCTGACCTAG
- the dnaG gene encoding DNA primase, giving the protein MAGLIRREDIDLVRERARIDEVVGEYVTLKSAGVGSMKGLCPFHDERTPSFHVRPQLGRWHCFGCSEGGDVFSFLQKINHVSFMEAVEFLAGKYGVQLRYEGGDRPRRGPDQSQRRRLLEAHRIAEEFYRAYLMLPEAEEARKFLKGRHFGKEDVEKFGVGASPAGWDGLTRHLRSKSFTDDEIIAAGLAIRGQRGPYDRFRDRVMWPIRDVTGATVGFGARRLGDDPNAPKYLNTPETPIYHKSQVLYGLDLAKKDVSRQRRVIVVEGYTDVMAAHAAGETTAVATCGTAFGKEHTQLMRRLLGDVESASAGVMLADGRARGGEVIFTFDGDEAGKAAARRAYVEDQAFAAQTFVAVDPHGKDPCDLRVEGGDEALQTLIASRVPLFEFVLRSVLLSLNLDTAEGRVQGLRAAAPILAGIKDRALQTEYARQVAGWLGLEPREVERAMYQSARTQPRPQAQHSSPPESRRESADVVEPQTPPLQRLLPDSRGGHSAERLTIAATLQRPLDMVGAGLEGLTPAAFADSRNQAMFAEIVRRGGLDAFLDQLQRAEGEVGAGEAAVGVATQRWVADLVDGASPQVAEDLTALMVMSLPVEEDDLRDYAQGLVRSLVRRDLEQQGRILQARLARLDSSSPESTETLEKLWAVERRRRAYMSMEE; this is encoded by the coding sequence ATGGCCGGACTCATCAGACGTGAAGACATCGACTTGGTCCGTGAGCGCGCGCGGATTGATGAGGTGGTGGGAGAGTACGTCACACTGAAGTCCGCAGGCGTCGGCTCGATGAAGGGTTTGTGTCCGTTCCATGATGAACGGACCCCTTCATTCCACGTTCGTCCCCAGTTGGGCCGGTGGCACTGCTTTGGTTGCTCCGAGGGCGGTGACGTCTTTTCCTTCCTGCAGAAGATCAACCACGTCTCCTTCATGGAAGCCGTGGAGTTCCTGGCTGGTAAGTATGGCGTCCAGTTGCGGTACGAGGGCGGGGATCGCCCTCGTCGTGGCCCCGATCAGAGCCAGCGACGTCGCCTTCTTGAGGCACACCGTATTGCTGAGGAGTTCTACAGGGCATACCTCATGTTGCCCGAGGCCGAGGAGGCGAGAAAGTTCCTCAAGGGACGCCACTTCGGGAAGGAAGACGTTGAGAAGTTCGGTGTTGGCGCTTCACCTGCCGGCTGGGATGGTCTGACGCGGCACTTGCGTTCGAAGTCTTTTACCGACGATGAGATCATCGCGGCAGGTTTGGCAATCAGGGGGCAGCGTGGCCCGTACGACCGCTTCCGTGACCGCGTGATGTGGCCAATCCGCGACGTTACGGGTGCGACAGTGGGCTTCGGGGCTCGCAGATTAGGTGACGACCCGAACGCCCCCAAATACTTGAACACTCCGGAAACGCCGATCTATCACAAGTCGCAGGTCCTCTACGGTCTCGACCTCGCGAAAAAGGATGTTTCCAGGCAGCGCAGGGTCATCGTCGTTGAGGGATACACGGATGTGATGGCTGCTCACGCGGCGGGAGAGACGACCGCGGTCGCCACCTGCGGTACCGCGTTTGGTAAGGAGCACACCCAGTTGATGCGGCGCCTCCTTGGTGATGTAGAGAGCGCTTCAGCAGGGGTGATGCTTGCTGATGGGCGCGCGCGTGGTGGCGAAGTCATCTTCACGTTCGACGGGGACGAGGCCGGAAAGGCCGCTGCGCGTCGTGCTTACGTCGAAGATCAGGCTTTTGCTGCCCAGACGTTTGTAGCTGTCGATCCTCATGGGAAAGACCCTTGCGACCTGCGCGTTGAGGGTGGGGATGAAGCCTTGCAGACGCTGATTGCTTCAAGGGTGCCCCTGTTTGAGTTTGTCCTCAGATCTGTTTTGTTGTCACTGAATCTAGACACAGCGGAGGGAAGGGTGCAGGGTCTGCGTGCTGCAGCACCAATCCTTGCGGGAATCAAAGACCGAGCTTTGCAGACCGAGTATGCGCGTCAAGTTGCCGGGTGGCTAGGACTAGAACCGAGGGAAGTGGAGCGGGCAATGTATCAGTCTGCTCGCACGCAACCCAGACCGCAAGCGCAGCACAGCAGCCCACCTGAAAGTCGGCGCGAATCCGCTGACGTGGTGGAGCCTCAAACTCCGCCACTGCAACGCCTTCTGCCAGATAGTCGTGGTGGCCACTCCGCTGAACGACTGACGATTGCCGCAACGTTGCAGCGTCCCCTGGACATGGTCGGAGCTGGCCTGGAAGGGCTGACGCCCGCTGCGTTTGCTGATTCCCGCAATCAAGCGATGTTTGCGGAGATCGTACGTCGCGGAGGCCTGGATGCTTTCCTCGATCAACTGCAACGCGCGGAGGGAGAGGTCGGTGCTGGTGAAGCAGCGGTCGGAGTTGCCACGCAACGTTGGGTTGCTGATCTGGTCGACGGGGCAAGTCCGCAGGTAGCGGAGGATCTCACCGCCCTAATGGTGATGTCCCTTCCAGTGGAGGAGGATGATCTGCGTGATTATGCGCAGGGATTAGTGCGGTCGTTAGTGCGGCGCGACCTCGAGCAACAGGGGCGGATTCTCCAGGCCCGTCTGGCACGCCTCGATTCGTCCTCGCCCGAGTCGACAGAAACACTTGAGAAGCTGTGGGCGGTGGAGAGGCGCAGGCGCGCGTACATGAGCATGGAAGAGTAG
- a CDS encoding deoxyguanosinetriphosphate triphosphohydrolase: MEWPYDRDDRARFLDEDPKDPRRSPFDRDRARILHSAGLRRLGTKTQVLGPGSDDFVRTRLTHSLEVAQVGRGLALELGCNPDVVDAACLAHDLGHPPFGHNGERALDEVAANTGGFEGNAQTFRLVARLEAKVLGEDDTPGGLNLTRATLDAITKYPWGRGDGPDIEKSLHKYGHYQDDTRVFNWMRADAPRGERCLEAQVMDLSDDIGYSVHDLEDAVVTGHFELEKLLHSGETDAIISSTLAWYGKSLTREELESAAQRVFALPYWPDSYNGSYRARARMKDLTSQLIGRFASSTVNATREQYGSGPLGRYGANLVIPPETEAEIGLLKGIAVHYVMSPRETQPVYYQQRTIIHDLVQALIEAGPAELEPPFAEEWERAGDDAGRLRAVVDQVACLTDVSANLWHARLCGLLSTLL; encoded by the coding sequence TTGGAATGGCCCTACGATCGAGACGATCGGGCCAGATTTCTTGACGAGGACCCTAAAGACCCACGTCGCAGCCCGTTTGACCGGGATAGAGCTCGAATACTTCACTCTGCAGGGTTGCGCCGTCTAGGAACGAAGACCCAGGTTTTGGGGCCCGGATCAGATGATTTTGTCCGCACTAGGCTGACCCACTCTCTAGAGGTTGCACAGGTGGGACGTGGTCTAGCGCTTGAGTTGGGCTGCAATCCTGACGTTGTCGATGCTGCCTGCTTGGCACACGACCTCGGCCATCCGCCATTTGGACACAACGGGGAGCGCGCACTGGATGAGGTGGCAGCCAACACTGGAGGCTTCGAAGGAAACGCACAGACCTTCCGGCTCGTGGCACGTTTAGAGGCGAAGGTGCTGGGCGAGGACGATACCCCCGGGGGGCTGAACCTGACCCGCGCGACCCTGGATGCCATCACCAAGTATCCGTGGGGTCGGGGCGACGGGCCGGACATCGAGAAGTCCCTTCACAAGTATGGCCACTACCAGGATGACACCAGGGTTTTCAACTGGATGCGTGCGGATGCGCCCAGGGGCGAACGGTGTTTGGAAGCCCAGGTTATGGATCTTTCAGATGACATTGGCTACTCCGTTCACGACCTCGAAGACGCTGTGGTGACAGGGCATTTCGAGCTTGAGAAGTTGCTTCACAGTGGGGAAACCGACGCGATTATTTCGTCGACTTTGGCCTGGTACGGCAAGTCCCTGACCCGCGAGGAGCTGGAATCCGCGGCCCAGCGGGTCTTTGCGTTGCCCTATTGGCCTGACTCCTACAACGGCTCCTACCGGGCTCGCGCGCGAATGAAGGACCTCACCAGCCAGTTGATTGGCAGATTTGCGTCCTCGACGGTGAACGCAACGCGCGAACAGTATGGAAGTGGGCCGCTGGGACGCTACGGTGCAAACTTGGTGATACCACCCGAAACTGAGGCGGAGATTGGTTTGCTGAAGGGGATCGCTGTTCACTACGTAATGAGTCCCCGGGAAACGCAACCTGTCTATTACCAGCAGCGAACAATAATCCACGACCTCGTGCAAGCATTGATTGAGGCCGGACCAGCAGAGTTGGAACCGCCCTTCGCTGAGGAGTGGGAACGGGCGGGGGACGATGCTGGTCGGCTGCGCGCGGTTGTGGACCAGGTGGCTTGTCTCACCGACGTGTCCGCCAATCTGTGGCATGCAAGGCTGTGTGGACTTCTCTCAACTCTCCTGTGA
- a CDS encoding type I 3-dehydroquinate dehydratase produces the protein MGVSFDTTSATIVVPIMAASLEDVALQWEAAVGAGADIVEWRIDALEPQLWDAETVGESGAALRAQFGTPVLATMRTAKEGGGFTGSAAQYRSILRDAGGWADLVDVEVGYRGAEELIAELRGRTAVVGSFHDFTTEPSAATTVQLLGQMQDLGCGVGKVAWMVTTEADLALVKNLQVWAAEHLSMPTVVIGMGPLGTESRLGNSALISAFTFARGSVESAPGQPTVEEIRASVS, from the coding sequence GTGGGCGTCAGTTTTGATACGACCTCGGCAACGATTGTCGTCCCCATCATGGCTGCTTCGCTAGAGGACGTGGCGCTGCAGTGGGAGGCCGCCGTTGGAGCCGGTGCGGACATTGTTGAGTGGCGCATTGACGCCCTCGAACCACAACTGTGGGATGCAGAGACTGTTGGGGAGAGCGGCGCTGCGTTGCGTGCCCAGTTCGGCACGCCCGTCCTCGCAACCATGAGAACCGCGAAGGAAGGCGGCGGGTTTACTGGCAGCGCCGCGCAGTACCGCTCGATTCTGCGCGATGCTGGGGGCTGGGCTGACCTAGTGGATGTCGAGGTCGGATACCGGGGTGCCGAAGAATTGATTGCGGAGCTTCGGGGGAGAACCGCGGTTGTCGGCTCTTTTCATGACTTCACAACTGAGCCAAGCGCCGCCACCACGGTGCAACTTCTGGGCCAGATGCAGGACTTGGGGTGCGGCGTCGGTAAGGTGGCGTGGATGGTTACGACCGAGGCCGACCTCGCCCTGGTGAAGAACCTTCAGGTTTGGGCGGCCGAACACCTGTCGATGCCCACGGTCGTTATCGGGATGGGCCCGCTTGGAACTGAGTCTCGCTTGGGTAACTCCGCACTGATCAGCGCCTTCACATTTGCCCGCGGCAGTGTGGAGAGCGCTCCGGGCCAGCCAACTGTTGAAGAGATCCGCGCCAGCGTCAGCTAG
- the dusB gene encoding tRNA dihydrouridine synthase DusB, with protein MPELAPIDLGAISLRTPVILAPMAGVTDRAFRRLCRQFADEGLPQGAADSARLVAAGGLFVNEMVTARALLEGNEASWHMVEPDEDDPVRSLQLYGTDPETLGLATGMLVERGLADHIDLNFGCPVPKVTRKGGGAAIPWKKDLFEGIVSSVVLAADRAAPGGPGSVPVTVKMRIGIDDDHITVFDAAQTARKAGVAAVGLHARTQEQYYSGAARWPFIAMLKEQMEIPVFGNGDVFSGSDATEMMAQTGCDAVVVGRGCQGRPWLFGEITASMWGGDIPRDPTLAEICEVLNRHAELAVRFDGIEERAMKELRKHVGWYLRGFSIGGEARRALNLVSTREELRARLAELDQDQPYPPGARGSRGRKGTARRPHLPEGWLESRYLNDDQRAGLDDGDGSDGG; from the coding sequence ATCGACCTCGGTGCCATTTCACTTCGCACCCCGGTGATCTTGGCCCCCATGGCGGGGGTCACTGACCGTGCATTTCGACGTCTGTGTCGCCAGTTCGCGGATGAAGGACTACCGCAGGGCGCCGCAGATTCTGCTCGACTAGTCGCTGCGGGTGGCCTATTTGTCAATGAAATGGTGACGGCGAGGGCGCTTCTTGAGGGCAATGAGGCGTCGTGGCACATGGTAGAGCCGGACGAGGACGATCCGGTGCGTTCGTTGCAGCTGTACGGAACGGACCCCGAGACACTGGGCTTGGCCACTGGAATGCTGGTTGAGAGGGGCTTGGCGGACCACATTGACTTGAACTTCGGTTGCCCGGTCCCCAAGGTGACCCGCAAGGGTGGGGGAGCTGCAATTCCGTGGAAGAAAGACCTGTTTGAGGGGATCGTTTCCTCGGTGGTCTTGGCTGCCGATCGTGCTGCCCCGGGTGGTCCGGGTTCGGTTCCCGTCACCGTGAAGATGCGTATCGGCATTGACGATGACCACATTACTGTCTTCGATGCCGCGCAGACTGCACGCAAAGCAGGGGTTGCGGCGGTTGGACTCCATGCCCGAACCCAGGAGCAGTACTACTCTGGCGCTGCCCGCTGGCCGTTCATCGCAATGCTCAAGGAACAGATGGAGATCCCAGTCTTTGGAAACGGGGATGTCTTCTCTGGATCGGACGCCACAGAAATGATGGCGCAAACTGGCTGTGACGCCGTTGTAGTGGGCCGTGGATGCCAAGGGCGTCCCTGGCTTTTTGGTGAGATCACCGCGTCAATGTGGGGCGGCGATATTCCACGCGACCCCACTCTGGCTGAGATTTGCGAAGTGTTGAACCGCCACGCGGAGTTGGCCGTGCGATTTGATGGCATAGAGGAGCGCGCCATGAAGGAGCTTCGTAAGCACGTCGGCTGGTATCTGCGTGGTTTCTCCATTGGCGGTGAAGCAAGGCGAGCCCTGAACCTGGTTTCCACCAGAGAAGAACTGCGTGCAAGACTTGCTGAACTGGACCAAGACCAGCCCTATCCGCCGGGTGCTCGGGGTTCCCGAGGGCGTAAGGGCACGGCGCGACGTCCTCATCTTCCTGAGGGATGGTTGGAGAGCCGCTACTTGAATGATGATCAACGGGCAGGCTTGGATGATGGTGATGGAAGCGATGGAGGATAG